The Lutibacter sp. Hel_I_33_5 genome has a window encoding:
- a CDS encoding anthranilate synthase component I family protein: MKKLQFKTTSKKRISDTVTPVGLYLRFRDKYANSLLLESSDYHSKEESFSFICIEPVVSMKADKNQFTVTHKGVELSKNTIDRSFFDLFTDFSKTIDLDCDDELKSFNGLYGYTTYDSVKYFETVQLNNPDAPSAIPEMQYSFYRFIIAINHFNDEMTLIENIEEGTESRISEVETIIESQVFNTNTFDIVDDETSNCTNEDFKEYVRKAKSHCKRGDVFQLVLSRQFQQKFKGDEFNVYRALRSINPSPYLFYFDYGSFKLMGSSPEAQIKISAGKATINPIAGTFRRTGDMAEDIKLGKKLSEDKKETAEHVMLVDLARNDLSKHADNVTVEVFKEVQYFSHVIHLVSTIEGKIKGKPIEIVGDTFPAGTLSGAPKYKAMELINKYENQSRGFYGGAVGIIGLDGSVNLAIAIRSFVSKSNVLYYQAGAGIVIHSDEEKELQEVNNKLAALKKALTLAENI; this comes from the coding sequence ATGAAAAAATTACAATTTAAGACAACAAGTAAAAAACGGATATCGGATACTGTAACACCAGTAGGTTTGTATTTGCGTTTTAGAGATAAATATGCGAATTCACTTTTACTAGAAAGTTCAGATTATCATAGTAAAGAAGAAAGTTTTTCTTTTATATGTATTGAGCCTGTAGTTTCAATGAAGGCTGATAAAAATCAGTTTACGGTTACACATAAAGGAGTAGAGTTGTCTAAAAATACAATAGATAGAAGTTTTTTCGATTTATTTACTGATTTTTCTAAGACGATAGATTTAGATTGTGATGATGAACTAAAATCATTTAATGGCTTATATGGTTATACAACCTATGATTCCGTTAAATATTTCGAAACTGTTCAGTTAAATAATCCTGATGCACCTTCTGCAATTCCAGAAATGCAGTATAGTTTTTATCGATTTATTATTGCTATCAATCATTTTAATGATGAAATGACCTTGATAGAAAATATAGAAGAAGGTACCGAATCAAGAATTTCTGAAGTAGAAACGATTATAGAATCTCAAGTTTTTAACACCAACACATTTGATATTGTAGATGATGAAACTTCAAATTGTACAAACGAAGATTTTAAAGAATATGTAAGAAAAGCAAAATCTCATTGTAAAAGAGGAGATGTTTTTCAGTTGGTTTTATCACGTCAGTTTCAACAAAAATTTAAAGGAGATGAATTCAATGTTTATCGAGCTTTGCGTTCTATAAATCCGTCACCCTATTTATTTTATTTTGATTATGGTTCTTTTAAATTGATGGGATCATCACCTGAAGCACAGATAAAAATATCTGCAGGAAAAGCAACCATCAATCCAATTGCTGGTACGTTTAGAAGAACTGGTGATATGGCTGAGGATATTAAACTTGGTAAAAAACTTTCTGAAGATAAAAAGGAAACTGCTGAGCATGTAATGTTGGTAGATTTAGCGCGTAACGATTTAAGTAAACATGCTGATAATGTAACTGTAGAGGTTTTTAAAGAAGTGCAATATTTTAGTCATGTTATTCATTTAGTTTCTACCATAGAAGGAAAAATTAAAGGAAAACCAATAGAAATTGTTGGCGATACTTTTCCTGCAGGAACCTTAAGCGGCGCGCCAAAATATAAAGCGATGGAGCTCATTAATAAATACGAAAATCAGTCTCGAGGATTTTATGGCGGAGCAGTAGGAATTATTGGTTTAGATGGTTCTGTTAATTTAGCAATTGCAATTCGTTCTTTTGTGAGTAAAAGTAATGTGTTGTATTATCAAGCTGGAGCAGGAATTGTAATTCATTCTGATGAAGAAAAAGAATTACAAGAAGTAAATAATAAGTTGGCAGCGTTGAAAAAAGCGTTGACTTTAGCAGAAAATATATAA
- the gatB/aspS gene encoding bifunctional amidotransferase subunit GatB/aspartate--tRNA ligase AspS — protein sequence MELEQLNAAIEAQDLELVIGLETHVRLNTKTKLFCSCPNTEIDKPNENICSVCTGQMGVLPAINKEAITKAIYFGKAVESSFSNEIISWDRKHYEYPDNPKNIQITQYHNPVIPDGKVSCFRNDGSQFTVELTQTHIEEDAAKLMHEKNVSLVDFNKAGVPLIEIVTEPCVRNIEDASTYAQYIQRIVQNLKISEANLEKGEFKSDVSVSLRKKGSNDLNPRTEIKNLNSFKFMVDALKEEIEKQLNYFVEHKKFRPDQTTVLFDAELKQTKTMRKKEFEADYRFISEPDLPFVSIKEVVESIDVDTSALPFAVESILIKGGVLPQDAKFFTGDSLRSETFVTINNKIGDASFVAKTLTNNIKPEDYVKIQNIEDFTTIFSLLKENKVTVVLAQNAIKSLLDNASFDYTTYFKENTISEAQIQNAIKKVISENEAVANDIKGGNQGKAGILVGKVIAIIGKGASGKVIREGILSSLSGEVGSENNGNEKQKTNSQKQIAKAEEELTQVPIIIKDEYRTHKISQLTETSINEEVTLSGWVSSVRDHGELIFIDLRDSSNQIFQVRLSRESFPNLDELVKLKPETVIMVTGIVVQRKEDDYNAGLRTGKLELETATLEILNLSKTLPFEIKRAMKTNETTRFQYKFLDHRNDDVRKAIVNRHRVIKLLRDILDEEEFLEIETPILTAGTDEGAREFIVPTRKQAGSFYTLPQAPQQFKQMLMVGGFEKYFQIARCFRDEDSRGDRQPEFTQLDIELAYASMQQIIDLNTKMFNEVVTKIYGKKWILHPFEVITYKNAMDKYGCDRPDLRFGLQMQDITEIVKDTTFQVFSKPIEDGGIVKCIKVSAKEQGKKRMSKGQIENLTAIAQQNGLGGLAYIIVNENDLQSPIIKFLGEEIAANIIKAADAQIGDIVFFSAADYATANKALDAVRQEMGRILKLINSKELRPAWVVDFPMFEKTEEGRWTFTHNPFSMPAIYDLEKHMTGNDDEIGTIIAQQYDLILNGFEIGGGSVRAHKAEILEATYKNMGYNKEEMMKSVGTMYKAFQYGAPPHGGIAWGIDRLMMILEKKASIREVMAFPKTGSSEDLLFNAPSPLSDKKVEEMNVKVIK from the coding sequence ATGGAATTAGAGCAATTAAACGCAGCGATTGAAGCACAAGATTTAGAGTTGGTTATCGGACTTGAAACACACGTACGATTAAACACAAAGACAAAATTATTTTGTTCGTGTCCAAACACTGAAATAGACAAACCTAACGAAAATATTTGTTCAGTTTGTACAGGGCAAATGGGTGTATTACCCGCTATTAATAAAGAAGCGATTACAAAAGCTATTTACTTTGGAAAAGCTGTAGAATCTAGTTTTTCAAACGAAATCATCTCGTGGGATAGAAAGCATTACGAATACCCAGATAACCCGAAAAATATTCAAATTACACAATACCACAATCCGGTAATTCCAGATGGAAAAGTATCGTGTTTTAGAAATGATGGATCACAGTTTACTGTTGAACTAACTCAAACTCATATTGAGGAAGACGCAGCAAAATTAATGCACGAAAAGAATGTTTCTTTAGTCGATTTTAATAAAGCAGGTGTACCTTTAATAGAAATAGTTACAGAACCATGTGTTCGTAATATTGAAGATGCATCAACCTACGCGCAATACATACAGCGTATTGTTCAAAATTTAAAAATATCGGAAGCTAACCTTGAAAAAGGTGAATTTAAATCGGATGTTTCTGTCTCTTTACGTAAAAAAGGAAGCAACGATTTAAACCCCAGAACAGAAATAAAAAACCTAAACTCGTTTAAGTTTATGGTCGATGCTTTAAAGGAAGAAATTGAAAAGCAACTAAACTATTTTGTTGAGCATAAAAAATTTAGACCCGACCAAACTACCGTTTTATTTGATGCAGAATTAAAGCAAACAAAGACGATGCGTAAAAAGGAGTTTGAAGCAGATTATCGCTTTATCTCTGAACCAGATTTACCTTTTGTTAGTATAAAAGAAGTTGTAGAGTCTATTGATGTAGATACAAGCGCCTTACCTTTTGCCGTAGAGTCAATACTAATTAAAGGTGGTGTTTTACCGCAAGACGCAAAGTTTTTCACTGGAGATTCATTACGATCTGAAACCTTTGTCACGATTAACAACAAGATTGGTGATGCGTCATTTGTTGCGAAAACACTAACCAATAATATTAAACCTGAAGATTATGTGAAGATTCAAAATATTGAAGATTTCACAACCATTTTCTCACTACTTAAAGAAAACAAAGTAACTGTAGTTCTTGCTCAAAATGCTATAAAATCATTATTAGATAATGCTAGTTTTGATTATACAACTTACTTTAAAGAGAATACTATTTCTGAAGCGCAAATTCAAAATGCCATCAAAAAAGTAATTTCAGAAAACGAAGCAGTTGCAAATGATATCAAAGGAGGAAACCAAGGTAAAGCTGGTATTTTAGTTGGTAAAGTAATCGCTATTATTGGTAAAGGTGCTTCAGGAAAAGTAATTAGAGAAGGAATTTTAAGTTCTCTTTCTGGTGAAGTTGGAAGTGAAAATAATGGAAACGAAAAACAAAAAACGAATAGCCAAAAGCAAATAGCTAAAGCAGAAGAAGAATTAACTCAAGTTCCTATCATCATAAAAGATGAATATAGAACACATAAAATCTCTCAACTAACAGAAACTTCAATTAACGAAGAAGTAACTTTATCTGGTTGGGTTTCTAGTGTGCGAGATCATGGGGAATTAATTTTCATCGATTTACGTGATTCTAGCAATCAAATATTTCAAGTACGATTAAGTAGAGAGTCATTCCCAAATCTAGATGAACTTGTTAAATTGAAACCAGAAACTGTAATTATGGTTACTGGAATTGTTGTTCAAAGAAAAGAAGATGACTATAATGCAGGTTTAAGAACAGGTAAACTAGAATTAGAAACAGCCACTTTAGAAATATTAAATTTATCTAAAACATTGCCTTTTGAAATAAAAAGAGCAATGAAAACAAATGAAACTACTCGTTTTCAATACAAGTTTTTAGACCACAGAAATGACGATGTTCGCAAGGCAATTGTAAATCGTCATAGAGTAATTAAGTTATTACGTGATATTTTAGATGAAGAAGAATTCTTAGAAATTGAAACGCCTATTTTAACCGCTGGAACTGATGAAGGTGCTAGAGAATTTATTGTTCCAACAAGAAAACAAGCAGGTTCTTTTTATACTTTGCCACAAGCACCTCAACAGTTTAAGCAAATGTTAATGGTTGGTGGTTTTGAGAAATATTTCCAAATTGCTCGTTGTTTTAGAGACGAAGATTCTCGTGGAGATCGTCAGCCAGAATTCACACAATTAGATATAGAATTAGCATATGCTAGTATGCAACAAATCATAGATTTAAACACAAAAATGTTTAATGAAGTGGTGACAAAAATATATGGTAAAAAATGGATTTTACATCCGTTTGAAGTTATTACCTATAAAAATGCGATGGATAAATACGGTTGCGACAGACCAGATTTACGTTTCGGATTACAAATGCAAGATATTACTGAAATTGTAAAAGACACTACATTTCAAGTTTTTAGCAAACCTATTGAAGATGGTGGAATTGTAAAATGTATTAAAGTTTCTGCAAAAGAACAAGGTAAGAAACGTATGTCTAAAGGTCAAATTGAAAACCTAACAGCAATTGCTCAACAAAATGGGCTTGGAGGTTTAGCCTATATTATTGTGAATGAAAATGATTTACAATCGCCAATCATTAAGTTTTTAGGTGAAGAGATTGCTGCCAACATTATTAAAGCTGCTGACGCTCAAATTGGTGACATTGTATTTTTCTCTGCTGCAGATTATGCAACTGCTAATAAAGCATTAGATGCTGTTCGCCAGGAAATGGGTAGAATTTTAAAGTTGATTAACTCAAAGGAATTAAGACCAGCTTGGGTGGTAGATTTCCCAATGTTTGAAAAAACAGAAGAAGGAAGATGGACGTTTACACATAATCCTTTTTCTATGCCAGCAATTTATGATTTAGAAAAACATATGACTGGAAATGATGATGAAATTGGAACAATCATAGCGCAACAATATGATTTAATCTTAAATGGTTTTGAAATCGGTGGTGGTTCAGTTCGTGCACATAAAGCTGAAATATTAGAAGCTACCTATAAAAATATGGGGTACAATAAAGAAGAAATGATGAAAAGTGTTGGAACCATGTACAAAGCGTTTCAATACGGTGCTCCTCCTCATGGTGGAATTGCTTGGGGAATTGATCGATTGATGATGATTTTAGAGAAAAAAGCATCTATTAGAGAAGTCATGGCTTTCCCAAAAACAGGATCCAGTGAAGATTTATTATTTAACGCTCCTTCTCCTTTATCTGATAAAAAAGTTGAGGAAATGAATGTAAAAGTGATTAAATAG
- a CDS encoding amidase family protein: MESQIKKTHQQLVSKQITCTALIQEKLDLLQQNTHNSVNTLLDTIALELAAKVDAKINNGESIGLLEGIPFGIKDVYMFQGTNTTASSNLLKNYKSAYTATAIQKLLDAGAIPIVKENCDSFGHGSSSENTIFGAVKNANNPNLVGGGSSGGSAVNVAKDYTVFSIGGDTGGSVRQPAGYNSVYGLKPTYGRISRYGLMAYASSTDCVGPLAKSIEDIRIVLNTMSGKDAKDQTTYQSEDINDADILNSNTVKSVGYFKNFIDSDAIDTQVKADFLKTIEKIKAKGIEVKALDFFESNTLVSTYYTLAMAETASNLSRLDGTNYGNRIESDNLKETYAVTRSENFSEETKRRIVGGNQVLSQGFSDAIYLKGLALRDQISQSFDADFNDVDIILSPVTPAAPPEIGNSLKDPLAMYLSDAYTVGFSLAQLPTLTIPKGTVTGLQISAAKKNDDKVLTFANFLNDVL, encoded by the coding sequence ATGGAGTCGCAGATAAAAAAAACACACCAACAACTGGTGTCTAAACAAATTACTTGCACAGCACTAATTCAAGAAAAATTAGACCTTTTACAGCAAAACACACACAATTCAGTAAACACTTTACTTGATACTATTGCTTTAGAATTAGCGGCTAAAGTTGATGCTAAAATAAACAATGGTGAATCTATAGGTTTATTAGAAGGTATTCCTTTCGGCATTAAAGATGTGTATATGTTTCAGGGCACAAACACAACGGCTAGTTCTAATTTATTAAAAAACTATAAATCGGCTTATACAGCAACGGCAATCCAGAAGTTATTAGACGCAGGTGCAATACCGATTGTAAAAGAAAACTGTGATAGCTTTGGTCACGGATCGTCAAGTGAGAACACCATATTTGGCGCTGTGAAAAATGCCAATAATCCTAATTTAGTTGGTGGTGGATCTAGTGGTGGATCGGCTGTAAATGTTGCAAAAGATTACACCGTATTTTCTATAGGAGGCGACACTGGTGGTTCTGTACGTCAACCTGCTGGATATAATTCCGTTTATGGTTTAAAACCAACTTACGGTCGTATTTCACGTTACGGATTAATGGCTTATGCATCGTCAACCGATTGTGTAGGACCTTTAGCAAAATCGATCGAAGATATTCGTATTGTACTAAATACAATGAGTGGAAAAGATGCTAAAGATCAAACCACGTATCAATCAGAAGATATTAATGATGCTGATATTTTAAATTCCAATACTGTTAAATCTGTTGGGTATTTTAAAAACTTCATAGATTCTGATGCTATTGACACTCAGGTAAAAGCAGATTTTTTAAAAACTATTGAAAAAATAAAAGCCAAGGGTATTGAAGTTAAAGCCTTAGACTTTTTTGAATCGAACACATTAGTTTCTACTTATTATACACTTGCTATGGCAGAAACAGCCTCTAACCTATCGCGCTTAGATGGCACTAACTATGGAAATAGAATTGAATCTGACAATTTAAAAGAAACCTACGCTGTAACACGTTCAGAAAATTTTTCTGAAGAAACAAAACGCAGAATTGTTGGTGGAAATCAAGTATTATCACAAGGGTTTTCAGATGCTATTTACCTAAAAGGATTAGCTTTAAGAGATCAAATCTCACAAAGTTTTGACGCCGATTTTAACGATGTAGATATTATTTTATCTCCAGTAACACCAGCAGCTCCGCCAGAAATAGGAAACAGCTTAAAAGATCCGTTGGCCATGTATTTATCAGACGCATACACCGTTGGTTTTAGCTTAGCACAATTACCAACATTAACCATTCCTAAAGGAACAGTTACAGGATTACAAATATCGGCAGCGAAAAAAAATGACGATAAAGTTTTAACTTTTGCTAACTTTTTAAACGACGTACTATAA
- the gyrB gene encoding DNA topoisomerase (ATP-hydrolyzing) subunit B, whose protein sequence is MSEEKKHNYDASSIQALEGMEHVRMRPSMYIGDVGVRGLHHLVYEVVDNSIDEAMGGYCDTIDVTINEDNSITTKDNGRGIPVGIHEKEGVSALQVVMTKIGAGGKFDKDSYKVSGGLHGVGVSCVNALSEHLTATVHKEGKVWQQEYSKGKTLYPVKTIGETDFTGTIVTFSPDKSIFAQTTEYNYDTLSARLRELSYLNKGITITLTDKRNKDDEGNYINETFTSTEGLPEFIKYLDSTREQLTANVISMEGEKNGIPVEVAMVYNTSYSENLHSYVNNINTHEGGTHLSGFRRGLTGTLKKYADNSGLLKNVKFEIAGDDFREGLTAIISVKVAEPQFEGQTKTKLGNREVTSAVSQAVSEMLTDYLEENPNDAKTIVQKVILAAQARHAARKAREMVQRKTVMSIGGLPGKLSDCSETDPELCEIFLVEGDSAGGTAKQGRDRNFQAILPLRGKILNVEKAMQHKVFENEEIKNMFTALGVSIGTEEDPRALNLTKIRYHKVVIMCDADVDGSHIATLILTFFFRYMREMVEQGYIYIATPPLYLVKKGQKREYAWDDNQRDLIAQKLGGSVNIQRYKGLGEMNAEQLWDTTMNPEFRTLRQVVIDSPTEADRVFSMLMGDEVPPRRDFIERNAKYANIDA, encoded by the coding sequence ATGAGCGAAGAAAAAAAACATAATTATGATGCCTCCAGTATTCAGGCATTAGAAGGAATGGAGCATGTAAGAATGCGTCCTTCTATGTATATTGGAGATGTAGGTGTACGTGGTTTACATCACTTAGTATATGAGGTTGTAGATAATTCAATTGATGAAGCAATGGGCGGCTATTGTGACACTATTGATGTTACAATTAATGAAGACAATTCTATTACCACGAAAGATAATGGACGTGGAATTCCTGTTGGAATTCACGAAAAAGAAGGTGTTTCCGCATTACAAGTAGTAATGACAAAAATTGGGGCTGGCGGTAAATTCGACAAAGACTCTTATAAAGTTTCTGGTGGATTACACGGTGTTGGTGTTTCTTGTGTAAATGCATTATCAGAACACTTAACAGCAACAGTTCATAAAGAAGGAAAAGTTTGGCAACAAGAATACTCTAAAGGAAAAACATTATATCCAGTAAAAACTATTGGTGAAACTGACTTTACGGGAACCATCGTTACTTTTTCTCCTGACAAATCAATTTTTGCACAAACAACAGAATATAATTACGACACTTTATCTGCACGTTTACGTGAATTATCTTACTTAAATAAAGGAATTACAATCACTTTAACAGATAAGCGTAATAAAGATGATGAAGGAAATTATATCAATGAAACTTTTACAAGTACAGAAGGTCTTCCTGAATTTATTAAATATTTAGATTCAACACGTGAGCAATTAACTGCCAACGTAATTTCTATGGAGGGTGAGAAAAATGGAATTCCAGTAGAAGTTGCCATGGTATACAATACCTCATATTCAGAGAATCTTCATTCATATGTAAATAACATTAATACACATGAAGGAGGAACACATCTTTCTGGTTTTAGACGTGGATTAACGGGTACATTAAAAAAGTATGCAGATAATTCTGGATTACTTAAAAATGTAAAATTTGAAATTGCAGGTGATGATTTCCGTGAAGGATTAACAGCAATTATATCTGTTAAAGTTGCAGAACCACAATTTGAAGGACAAACAAAAACCAAATTAGGAAATAGAGAAGTAACTTCTGCTGTATCTCAAGCAGTTTCTGAAATGTTAACAGATTACTTAGAAGAAAATCCTAACGATGCTAAAACTATTGTTCAAAAAGTAATTTTAGCGGCACAAGCACGTCACGCAGCAAGAAAAGCACGTGAAATGGTACAGCGAAAAACCGTAATGAGTATAGGTGGTTTACCTGGAAAATTATCAGATTGTTCAGAAACTGACCCAGAATTATGTGAAATATTTTTAGTTGAGGGAGATTCTGCAGGTGGAACAGCAAAACAAGGTAGAGATCGTAATTTTCAAGCTATTTTACCACTTCGTGGAAAGATTTTAAATGTTGAAAAAGCGATGCAACATAAAGTTTTTGAAAACGAAGAAATCAAAAACATGTTTACTGCACTAGGAGTATCTATTGGTACAGAAGAAGATCCGAGAGCATTAAACTTAACTAAAATACGTTATCATAAAGTAGTTATTATGTGTGATGCCGATGTCGATGGATCACATATTGCTACATTAATTTTAACTTTCTTCTTTAGATACATGAGAGAGATGGTAGAACAAGGATATATTTATATTGCTACTCCACCTTTATATTTAGTGAAAAAAGGACAAAAAAGAGAATACGCTTGGGATGATAATCAACGTGATTTAATTGCTCAAAAATTAGGCGGAAGTGTAAATATTCAACGCTACAAAGGTTTAGGAGAGATGAATGCTGAGCAATTATGGGATACAACCATGAACCCAGAATTCAGAACACTACGTCAAGTTGTTATAGACAGCCCTACAGAAGCAGATAGAGTATTTTCTATGTTAATGGGAGATGAAGTACCACCAAGAAGGGACTTTATTGAACGAAATGCAAAGTATGCAAATATCGATGCGTAG
- a CDS encoding DUF6588 family protein, translated as MKKYALLFIATLTLSLNSKAQDGFENILLADKNDATKLMQGYFAPAMEGFIYSMNNGWFHTAKVHKVLGFDLTIGLSAAKVPTERELFNLTALGLTSISGASSASTFAGPSNSTSLTVTRNVTINDPASPANGQSQNVTANLTLPGGVVGDLPLKAVPAPLVQFNIGLPGKFEASVRYFPETDLGDDGGKAGMYGLGLKKEITDWFGPLGKTPLHVSLLAAYTSMDVSYGIPNQTGDITINNAKAEFNLSAYTIQAIASLNFPFINIYGGLGYGSGNSSLVMSGTYEGNYSYNIAGTSYTEKIDLSPPSNMEFDASGFKTTVGARLSLGFFKIFADYTLQEYNTISAGIAISIR; from the coding sequence ATGAAGAAGTATGCGCTATTATTTATAGCAACACTTACGTTATCCTTAAATTCAAAAGCACAAGATGGTTTTGAAAATATTTTACTTGCAGACAAGAATGATGCAACCAAATTAATGCAAGGATATTTTGCTCCTGCCATGGAGGGGTTTATTTACAGCATGAACAATGGATGGTTTCATACTGCGAAAGTTCACAAGGTTTTAGGATTTGATTTAACAATAGGATTAAGTGCTGCAAAAGTACCAACTGAAAGAGAATTATTTAATTTAACCGCATTAGGTTTAACTTCTATTTCTGGAGCTTCATCAGCATCAACTTTTGCTGGACCTAGTAATTCAACTAGTTTAACTGTTACAAGGAATGTAACAATTAATGACCCAGCTTCTCCAGCAAATGGACAATCACAAAATGTTACTGCAAACTTAACGTTGCCAGGTGGGGTGGTTGGTGATTTACCCTTAAAAGCTGTTCCTGCCCCATTAGTTCAATTTAATATTGGCTTACCTGGAAAATTTGAAGCTAGTGTACGTTATTTTCCTGAAACTGATTTAGGGGATGATGGCGGTAAAGCAGGAATGTATGGTTTAGGTCTTAAAAAAGAAATTACAGATTGGTTTGGTCCTTTAGGTAAAACTCCATTACATGTTTCTTTATTAGCAGCTTATACATCTATGGATGTAAGTTATGGAATTCCAAATCAGACAGGTGATATTACTATAAATAATGCAAAAGCAGAATTTAATTTATCTGCTTATACTATTCAGGCTATCGCTTCATTAAATTTTCCTTTCATCAATATTTATGGAGGTTTAGGATACGGTAGTGGTAATTCTAGTTTAGTAATGAGTGGTACTTATGAAGGTAATTATTCATATAATATAGCAGGAACTAGTTATACAGAAAAAATTGATTTATCACCACCATCAAACATGGAGTTTGATGCAAGCGGCTTTAAAACCACTGTAGGAGCTAGACTAAGTTTAGGGTTCTTTAAAATATTTGCTGATTATACGTTACAAGAGTATAATACAATTAGTGCTGGTATTGCAATCAGTATCAGATAA
- the mdh gene encoding malate dehydrogenase, translating into MKVTVVGAGAVGASCAEYIAIKNFASEVVVLDIKEGFAEGKAMDLMQTASLNGFDTKITGTTGDYSKTANSDVCVITSGIARKPGMSRDELLGINAGIVKMVSASLIEHSPNTIIIVVSNPMDTMTYLVHKTTGLPKNRIIGMGGALDSARFKYRLAEALEAPISDIDGMVIGGHSDKGMVPLTRLATRNSVPVSEFLSEEKLEQVKQDTKVGGATLTGLLGTSAWYAPGAAVSGMVQAIACDTKKIFPCSTLLDGEYGLSGLCIGVPVVLGKNGIERIVEINLSDAEKEHLASSAEAVKNNNTSLNI; encoded by the coding sequence ATGAAAGTAACAGTTGTAGGTGCAGGTGCTGTTGGAGCAAGTTGTGCAGAGTACATAGCAATTAAAAACTTCGCATCAGAAGTAGTTGTATTAGATATTAAAGAAGGTTTTGCAGAAGGAAAAGCAATGGATTTAATGCAAACTGCCTCTTTAAATGGTTTTGACACTAAAATTACTGGTACTACTGGAGATTATAGTAAAACTGCAAATTCTGATGTTTGTGTTATTACTTCTGGTATCGCACGTAAACCAGGAATGTCACGTGATGAATTATTAGGCATCAATGCTGGAATTGTAAAAATGGTTTCTGCAAGCTTAATAGAACATTCGCCAAATACAATTATTATCGTGGTTTCTAATCCAATGGATACAATGACCTATTTAGTTCATAAAACAACTGGATTACCAAAAAATAGAATTATCGGAATGGGCGGTGCATTAGATTCTGCTCGTTTTAAATATAGATTAGCTGAAGCTTTAGAAGCTCCAATTTCTGATATTGACGGAATGGTTATCGGTGGACATTCTGATAAAGGAATGGTTCCATTAACTAGATTAGCAACTAGAAACTCTGTTCCTGTTTCTGAGTTTTTATCAGAAGAAAAATTAGAACAAGTAAAACAAGATACTAAAGTTGGTGGCGCCACATTAACTGGATTACTAGGCACTTCTGCTTGGTATGCTCCTGGTGCTGCTGTTTCTGGAATGGTTCAAGCAATTGCATGTGATACTAAAAAAATATTCCCTTGTTCAACATTATTAGATGGTGAATATGGATTATCTGGATTGTGTATTGGAGTTCCTGTTGTTTTAGGAAAAAACGGAATAGAACGTATCGTAGAAATTAATCTAAGTGACGCAGAGAAAGAACACTTAGCATCTTCTGCAGAAGCTGTAAAGAATAACAATACTTCTTTAAATATTTAA